One Glycine soja cultivar W05 chromosome 2, ASM419377v2, whole genome shotgun sequence genomic region harbors:
- the LOC114400122 gene encoding tyrosine-protein phosphatase DSP1-like isoform X2: protein MQVAAELQRAHHHHQRHKQDTPMCRQIQLTISDHTTAGDDDGEDLFIPPLNFAMVDNGIFRSGFPEPANFSFLQTLGLRSIIYLCPEPYPEANMEFLKSNGIKLFQFGIEGHKEPFVNIPEDTIREALKVVLDVRNHPVIIHCKRGKHRTGCLVGCYRKLQKWCLSSVFDEYQRFAAAKARVSDQRLD, encoded by the exons ATGCAAGTGGCGGCAGAACTCCAACGCGCCCATCACCACCACCAAAGGCACAAACAAGACACTCCCATGTGCCGCCAAATCCAGCTCACTATCTCCGATCACACCACCGCCGGAGACGACGACGGCGAGGATCTCTTCATTCCGCCCCTCAACTTCGCCATGGTTGATAATGGCATTTTCCGCTCCGGCTTCCCCGAACCCGCCAACTTCTCCTTCCTCCAAACCCTCGGCCTCCGTTCCATCAT ATATCTGTGTCCTGAGCCGTATCCGGAGGCCAATATGGAGTTCCTCAAGTCAAATGGGATCAAGCTTTTTCAGTTTGGGATTGAGGGTCATAAG GAGCCTTTTGTGAACATCCCAGAGGACACAATCCGTGAAGCACTAAAAGTTGTTCTTG ATGTCAGGAACCACCCAGTTATAATTCACTGTAAGCGTGGAAAG CACCGAACGGGTTGCTTAGTAGGATGCTATAGAAAATTGCAAAAATGGTGCTTGTCATCTGTCTTTGATGAATACCAACGCTTTGCAGCTGCCAAAGCAAGAGTTTCAGATCAGAG
- the LOC114400122 gene encoding tyrosine-protein phosphatase DSP1-like isoform X3: MQVAAELQRAHHHHQRHKQDTPMCRQIQLTISDHTTAGDDDGEDLFIPPLNFAMVDNGIFRSGFPEPANFSFLQTLGLRSIIYLCPEPYPEANMEFLKSNGIKLFQFGIEGHKEPFVNIPEDTIREALKVVLDVRNHPVIIHCKRGKHRTGCLVGCYRKLQKWCLSSVFDEYQRFAAAKARVSDQSL, encoded by the exons ATGCAAGTGGCGGCAGAACTCCAACGCGCCCATCACCACCACCAAAGGCACAAACAAGACACTCCCATGTGCCGCCAAATCCAGCTCACTATCTCCGATCACACCACCGCCGGAGACGACGACGGCGAGGATCTCTTCATTCCGCCCCTCAACTTCGCCATGGTTGATAATGGCATTTTCCGCTCCGGCTTCCCCGAACCCGCCAACTTCTCCTTCCTCCAAACCCTCGGCCTCCGTTCCATCAT ATATCTGTGTCCTGAGCCGTATCCGGAGGCCAATATGGAGTTCCTCAAGTCAAATGGGATCAAGCTTTTTCAGTTTGGGATTGAGGGTCATAAG GAGCCTTTTGTGAACATCCCAGAGGACACAATCCGTGAAGCACTAAAAGTTGTTCTTG ATGTCAGGAACCACCCAGTTATAATTCACTGTAAGCGTGGAAAG CACCGAACGGGTTGCTTAGTAGGATGCTATAGAAAATTGCAAAAATGGTGCTTGTCATCTGTCTTTGATGAATACCAACGCTTTGCAGCTGCCAAAGCAAGAGTTTCAGATCAGAG TTTGTGA
- the LOC114400122 gene encoding probable tyrosine-protein phosphatase DSP4 isoform X1 — protein sequence MQVAAELQRAHHHHQRHKQDTPMCRQIQLTISDHTTAGDDDGEDLFIPPLNFAMVDNGIFRSGFPEPANFSFLQTLGLRSIIYLCPEPYPEANMEFLKSNGIKLFQFGIEGHKEPFVNIPEDTIREALKVVLDVRNHPVIIHCKRGKHRTGCLVGCYRKLQKWCLSSVFDEYQRFAAAKARVSDQRFVELFDISSLKHFPIPFSCLKR from the exons ATGCAAGTGGCGGCAGAACTCCAACGCGCCCATCACCACCACCAAAGGCACAAACAAGACACTCCCATGTGCCGCCAAATCCAGCTCACTATCTCCGATCACACCACCGCCGGAGACGACGACGGCGAGGATCTCTTCATTCCGCCCCTCAACTTCGCCATGGTTGATAATGGCATTTTCCGCTCCGGCTTCCCCGAACCCGCCAACTTCTCCTTCCTCCAAACCCTCGGCCTCCGTTCCATCAT ATATCTGTGTCCTGAGCCGTATCCGGAGGCCAATATGGAGTTCCTCAAGTCAAATGGGATCAAGCTTTTTCAGTTTGGGATTGAGGGTCATAAG GAGCCTTTTGTGAACATCCCAGAGGACACAATCCGTGAAGCACTAAAAGTTGTTCTTG ATGTCAGGAACCACCCAGTTATAATTCACTGTAAGCGTGGAAAG CACCGAACGGGTTGCTTAGTAGGATGCTATAGAAAATTGCAAAAATGGTGCTTGTCATCTGTCTTTGATGAATACCAACGCTTTGCAGCTGCCAAAGCAAGAGTTTCAGATCAGAGGTTTGTAGAGTTGTTTGATATTTCCAGCCTGAAACATTTTCCTATACCCTTTTCATGTTTGAAGAGGTGA